Proteins encoded together in one Archangium lipolyticum window:
- a CDS encoding Kelch repeat-containing protein — translation MMKPWNSLVLTAALCLAGGCQTEPGEPSTPSVPSAADPSPPSPQTPPSEVPEPNLEPEAPSSEVPEDPDAQGTWSAQAPTLGARSDQRAVLLSTGGVLVLGNSSAEVYDPNANEWRTVALPRLAHRSQFTLTALASGKVLLTGGVAGVQGEWPWQNRAELYDPVTGTWSDTGSLSDGRAGHTAIALASGKVLVLGGMHTPIASVSSAELYDPDTGTWSGAGGLAGATDHAATLLSSGKVLVTGGYAPRYAPLNLVHVYDPDTNSWTREGTMPRARSGHTSVQLESGEVLVLGGDSAAVDIYTPDTHQWSEGPSLPFGDAFSATLLPGGEVLALGRSGQAALYSPATHSWRLASPQLQAHVYGAATVPLPTGQVLVIGGTGAPSAVERFTLRDSGARGEGTR, via the coding sequence ATGATGAAGCCTTGGAACTCATTGGTGCTGACTGCGGCCTTGTGTCTGGCGGGCGGTTGTCAGACCGAACCTGGCGAGCCATCCACCCCCTCGGTCCCCTCCGCCGCCGACCCGTCGCCGCCGAGCCCACAGACTCCCCCGTCCGAGGTTCCCGAGCCGAACCTGGAACCAGAAGCTCCTTCGTCCGAGGTTCCCGAGGATCCGGACGCGCAAGGCACCTGGAGCGCCCAGGCCCCCACTTTGGGGGCGCGCAGCGATCAGCGGGCGGTGCTGCTGAGCACGGGTGGCGTGCTGGTGCTGGGGAACTCCTCGGCGGAGGTCTACGACCCGAACGCGAATGAGTGGAGGACCGTGGCGCTGCCACGCCTCGCGCATCGGTCTCAATTCACCCTGACGGCGCTCGCCTCGGGCAAGGTGCTGTTGACGGGTGGTGTGGCGGGGGTCCAGGGCGAATGGCCCTGGCAGAACAGAGCCGAGCTGTATGACCCCGTCACCGGCACCTGGAGCGACACGGGGTCGTTGAGCGATGGGCGCGCCGGACACACGGCGATCGCGCTCGCCTCGGGCAAGGTGTTGGTGCTGGGTGGCATGCACACGCCCATCGCGTCAGTGTCCAGCGCGGAGCTGTACGATCCGGACACTGGCACCTGGAGCGGCGCGGGCGGCCTGGCGGGAGCCACCGATCATGCCGCGACGCTGCTCTCCTCGGGCAAGGTGTTGGTGACGGGTGGGTACGCCCCCCGCTACGCTCCACTCAATCTGGTGCACGTGTATGACCCGGACACGAACTCGTGGACGCGGGAAGGGACCATGCCGCGCGCGCGCTCGGGACACACCTCCGTCCAGCTCGAGTCGGGCGAGGTGCTGGTCCTGGGCGGCGATTCGGCGGCGGTGGACATCTACACGCCCGACACCCATCAGTGGTCCGAGGGTCCATCTCTCCCCTTCGGGGATGCCTTCAGCGCCACGTTGCTGCCGGGCGGGGAAGTCCTCGCGCTGGGCCGCTCGGGGCAGGCGGCGCTGTACTCTCCGGCGACCCACAGCTGGCGCCTCGCGAGTCCCCAGCTCCAGGCGCATGTCTACGGCGCGGCCACGGTTCCGCTGCCCACGGGGCAGGTGCTGGTCATCGGTGGGACAGGAGCTCCGTCCGCCGTGGAGCGCTTCACCCTCCGAGACTCCGGCGCCCGGGGCGAGGGCACGCGATAG